Sequence from the Nocardia cyriacigeorgica GUH-2 genome:
CGAATCCCGGAAGCCCTCGACGCCCGGGAGCGGGGTGCCGAGCGCGATCCACGGCGCGTCCGGCCGCGTCGCGGTGAATCGGCGCACCTGCCGGGCGCAGTCGGCGCCGGTGATCGAGGCCAGCGGGATCCAGCCCCACCCGGTCAAACGGTCTGCCGCGACGAACAATCCGGCGCCCAGGGCATCCATGGATTCGGCGAGCTCACGTACGAACCGCTCCAGCCTGCCGAGCTCGTCGCCGCCGCCGGGCACCCACAGCACCAGCGCCAGGTGGGTGCGCCGCAACGGATAACGGATCGCCTCGCTCACCGCGTCGACATCGACGGCGTGCCCGTCGAGCACCTCGCGCACCCGCACCGCGCGCACGCTGTTGCGGTTCTCCAGCCAGTGATCGCGTTCGATCTGATAGGTCTGCACCACCTGCTGGGAGATCCAGTCGATATAGCCGAAGGTGATGGTGGTGATCTGCTCGAAGACGTCCAGCCGCAGCTGCGGATCGAGCACGAGGGCCCGGACTTCCTCGGAGACGATGCTGAGCAGTTTCTGCTGCCCGAGCCGGTAGGCGCGGACCAGGGCGTTCGGGGCGATGCCGTGCTGGGCGAGCCGCCGCGCGTACTCCAGCGCGGCGGTCGGCGGCTCCACGTTCTCGATCGGGATGGCGTGCTGGATCGCGGAGAAGATCGTGTCCACATTGCCCTCGACACTGTCGCGCAGCAATTCGTGCAACTGCTGGTCGCCTTGAAGATCTTCGATCTCGGCGAGCAGATGCCGCTGGATCGTGCGGCTGACCTCGCCGAGGCGGTCGGCGAGTCGTTCGACCGCCAGCGCGGCCTGGATCCCGACCGGCGATTCGGCGTCTGGACTGGGCATGGCCAACAGTAGAACGCGGCGCCGGCGCTGGTCAGCGCATTGACGCGACCTTGTCTCCGCGAGACAAACCGGGCCGCGACCTTCATCGCCGCGCGACGGTGTGATCTACATCGCTTCTTCCTAGCTTGATGGCACAGACCACATCAGGACCGCCAGGAGTGACGATGAACCTGTCCACGCTGCCCGATCGCCGCGCCGCGCAGCATCCGACCGCGCCCGCCCTCGCCGACGATCACACCGCACTCGACAACGCCGGGTTCCTGGACGCGGTATGCCGCGCCGCGGGCACCTTGCGCGCGCACGGGGTCGGCGCGGGTGACGTCGTCGCGGTGATGCTGCCCAACACCGTGGACCTGGTCGTCACGCTGTTCGCCGCCTGGCGCCTCGGTGCGGCGGTGACCCCGTTGAACCCGGGCCTGGTTGCCGAGGAGGTCGCCTATCAGGTCGCGGATTCGGCCGCGGCCGCGCTGGTCGTCGCCCACCCGCTCGACACCATTGTCGACGTGCCGGTGGTGTTGCCGGTCGAAGCGCTCGCCGAGGGTGCGGCCACGGATGCGATCGAGGTCCCGGCCGACGCTCTCGCCCTGCTCATCTACACCAGCGGCACGACCGGCAGGCCGAAAGGGGTGATGCTCGACCACGCCAATCTGAACGCGATGTGCGCCATGGTGATCGAGGCCTTCGGGTTGACCTCGGCCGACCGCAGCCTGCTCGTGCTGCCGCTGTTCCACGTCAACGGCATCGTGGTCAGTACGCTCTCGCCGCTGCTGGTGGGCGCGAGCACCACCATCGCAGGCCGGTTCAGCGCGCAGACGTTCTTCGACCGGCTCGAGCGCAGCGCCGCCACGTATTTCTCGGCGGTGCCGACGATCTACACCATGCTCGCCGACCTGCCGGGCGATGTGCGCCCGGATACCTCCGCGGTGCGGTTCGCGATCTGCGGTGCGGCGCCGGCGAGCGTGGAGTTGCTGGAGAAGTTCGAATCCCGTTACCGCATCCCGATCATCGAGGGCTATGGGTTGTCGGAGGGGACGTGCGCCAGCACGGTCAATCCACTGACCGGGCGCCGCAAGCCGGGCACGGTGGGCCTTCCGTTGCCCGGTCAGCGGGTGCGCATCGTCGACCCGGACGGTGCGGAGGCCGGTCCGGGGGAGACCGGTGAGGTGCTGATCGCCGGACCGAATGTGATGCGCGGCTATCTGAATCGCCCGCAGGAGACGGCGCGCACCGTCGTCGACGGCTGGTTGCGCACCGGTGACGTCGGCCGTTTCGATGAGGACGGCTACCTGGTGCTGGTCGATCGCGCCAAGGACATGATCATCCGCGGCGGGGAGAACATCTACCCGAAGGAAATCGAGGCCGTCGTCTACCAGTTGCCCGAGATCGCCACCGCGGCGGTCGTGGGCCGCGGCCACGCCGTCTACGGCGAGGAGCCGGTGCTGTACGTGGCGCTGAATTCCGGCGCGCACCTCGACGAGCAGCGCATCCACGACCATCTCAGCGCGTCGCTGTCGAAATACAAGCGGCCCGTGGAGATCACGATTCTCGACGCCCTGCCCGTCAACGCGGTCGGCAAGCTCGACAAACCGGCACTGCGGCAGCTGATCCGCGCCGAGCGTTAGCGGCGACTCCATCCACTCGTTCACCCAGAAGGAGAAGACATCATGGGTTTCACGACACCGGATCTGCCCGCGGTGGATCCTGACGAATTCTTGCGCAAACCGCTCATGGAACGCATGCGCATCCTCGCGCTCGACTGGGCCGAAAACGGTTTCGGTTCACCGAAAATGGTGCACTGCGTCTATATCGCGAAACTGATCGTGCTCTACGCCATCGGCGGGATCACGCTCGCGACCGCGACCTCCGGGCTGCCCGCGTTCTGGCATGTCACCGAATGGTGGAACCAGCCGATCGTCTATCAGAAGCTCATCATCTGGACCGTCCTGCTCGAAGCGATCGGCGTGGCCGGCTCCTGGGGTCCGCTGGCGGGCAAGGTGAAGCCGATGACCGGCGGCATCCTGTTCTGGGCCCGGCCGGGCACCATCCGGCTGCGGCCATGGGCGTGGGTGCCGGGCACCAACGGTGACCGGCGGACCTGGTTCGATGTGGTGCTCTATCTCGCGCTGCTGGTGAGCCTGTTCGTGGCGTTGGTGCGGCCCGGGGTGATCACCGCGTCGATGGCGGCGGCACTACCGGACAACACCTCGGGGCTGGTGAATCCCGTTCTGGTGGCAGCGCCGATCGCCCTGCTGATCCTGAACGGCTTGCGTGACAAGACGATTTTCCTCGCGGCTCGTGGCGAACAGTATCTGCCCGCGCTGGTCTTCTTCGCGACGCTGCCTTTCGTGGACATGATCATCGCGCTGAAATTGCTGATCGTGATCGTGTGGCTGGGCGCCGGGTTCTCCAAATTCGGCCTGCATTTCTCGAATGTGGTGCCGCCCATGGTGAGCAACAGCCCGTCGATGCCGGTCAAGGCGATCAAGCGCGCGCACTACCGGAAGTTCCCGACCGATATGCGGCCGTCGCGGGTCGCCGGTTTCCTGGCCCATGTCGGCGGCACCACCGTCGAGATCGTGACTCCGCTGGTCCTGCTGTTCTCCACGAACGCCTACCTGACCGTGGCCGCCGTCGCCATGATGGTGATCTTCCACCTGTTCATCATCTCGACTTTCCCGCTGGCGGTGCCGCTGGAATGGAATCTGCTGTTCGCCTACGCGTCGGTGTTTTTGTTCCTCGGTTTCCCCAATGCCGGCGGCTATGCGCCCTGGGACATGTCGGCGCCGTGGCTGCTCGCGGTGATCGTCGCGGCGCTGGTGTTCTTCCCGATTCTGGGTAACCTGCGTCCCGACAAGGTGTCGTTCCTGCCTTCCATGCGGCAGTACGCGGGCAACTGGGCGTCGGCGATCTGGACCTTCGCACCCGGTACCGAGGCGAAACTCGATCGGGTGACCCGTTCGGCGAAGAATCAGATCGACCAGTTCGTCGAGTTCGGCTACGAACCCGCGTGGGCGGAGATCACCTTGCAGAAGACCATTGCCTGGCGCAGTATGCACAGCCAGGCGCGCGGGTTGTTCTCGCTGCTGCTGTCGCGGCTGCCCGATATCGACGCCCGGACCGTGCGCGAGGCCGAATTCCTGTGCAACTCGATCATCGGGTTCAACTTCGGTGACGCGCATCTGCACGGGCCGGAGATGATTCGCGCGGTCCAGGACGAGGCGCGGTTCGAGCCGGGCGAATGCGTGATCGCGTGGGTCGAGTCGGAGGCGTTCGGCAGCGGTATCCAGCGCTACCTGCTGATCGATGCGGCGCTCGGAGTGATCGAGCGCGGCTCGTGGAAGGTCGCCGACGCCGTCGCCGAGCAGCCGTGGCTGCCCAATGGGCCGATCCCCTTGCAGGTCAGCTGGACCTGCGCGGCGGCCGGTGAGGCGCAGTCCCCGCGGCAGGACGATTTCGGGGTCGTCGCGTAGCGACCGCGCGCGTGGCAACGTGAGTGGTGAAGGCAAGCGGAGGAGAGGAACCGGGATGAGTACCGCAGTCGTGGTCGGTGGTGGGCCGAACGGGCTCGCCGCCGCCGTCACCCTCGCCGCCGAAGGCGTGCAGGTGACGGTCCTCGAGGCCGCCGAGCAGGTCGGTGGCGGGGTGAGCTCCGGCGAGGCGATTGTGCCGGGCCTGCGGCACGATCACTGCGCGGCCATCCATCCGATGGCGGTCGGTTCACCGCTGCTGACCGGCCTCGGTCTCGAACGCTACGGCCTGCGCTGGCGGTGGCCGGAGATCGACTGCGCGCATCCGCTCGACGACGGCCGGGCGGGCGTGCTGTACCGCTCTGTCGACGATACGGCCGCCGGTCTCGGCGATGACGGTACCCGCTGGCGGCTGGCGTTCGCCCGCCCCGCGGCCCGATTCGATGCCCTCGCCGAGGACATCATGGGCCCGTTGCTGCATCTGCCCCGGCACCCGCTGACCTTGGCCCGGTTCGGCGCACCCACCGTGCTGCCCGCCTCGGCGGTGGCGCGGTGGTTCCGGACAACGGAAGGCCGGGCCCTGTTCGGCGGAATCGCCGCCCACACCTTCCGCCCGCTGCACTACCCGATGACGGCGGCGATCGGCATGGGCATCATCGCCGCCGGCCACCGGCACGGCTGGCCGGTCGCCGAGGGCGGTTCGCAGGCCATCACCGATGCGCTGACCGCACTGCTGGGTGACCTGGGCGGCAAGATCGAGACCGGTGTCCGGGTCACCTCGGCCGCCCAGTTGCCATCTGCTGAGGTGACCCTGTTCGATCTCGA
This genomic interval carries:
- a CDS encoding class I adenylate-forming enzyme family protein, encoding MNLSTLPDRRAAQHPTAPALADDHTALDNAGFLDAVCRAAGTLRAHGVGAGDVVAVMLPNTVDLVVTLFAAWRLGAAVTPLNPGLVAEEVAYQVADSAAAALVVAHPLDTIVDVPVVLPVEALAEGAATDAIEVPADALALLIYTSGTTGRPKGVMLDHANLNAMCAMVIEAFGLTSADRSLLVLPLFHVNGIVVSTLSPLLVGASTTIAGRFSAQTFFDRLERSAATYFSAVPTIYTMLADLPGDVRPDTSAVRFAICGAAPASVELLEKFESRYRIPIIEGYGLSEGTCASTVNPLTGRRKPGTVGLPLPGQRVRIVDPDGAEAGPGETGEVLIAGPNVMRGYLNRPQETARTVVDGWLRTGDVGRFDEDGYLVLVDRAKDMIIRGGENIYPKEIEAVVYQLPEIATAAVVGRGHAVYGEEPVLYVALNSGAHLDEQRIHDHLSASLSKYKRPVEITILDALPVNAVGKLDKPALRQLIRAER
- a CDS encoding DUF3556 domain-containing protein, with the protein product MGFTTPDLPAVDPDEFLRKPLMERMRILALDWAENGFGSPKMVHCVYIAKLIVLYAIGGITLATATSGLPAFWHVTEWWNQPIVYQKLIIWTVLLEAIGVAGSWGPLAGKVKPMTGGILFWARPGTIRLRPWAWVPGTNGDRRTWFDVVLYLALLVSLFVALVRPGVITASMAAALPDNTSGLVNPVLVAAPIALLILNGLRDKTIFLAARGEQYLPALVFFATLPFVDMIIALKLLIVIVWLGAGFSKFGLHFSNVVPPMVSNSPSMPVKAIKRAHYRKFPTDMRPSRVAGFLAHVGGTTVEIVTPLVLLFSTNAYLTVAAVAMMVIFHLFIISTFPLAVPLEWNLLFAYASVFLFLGFPNAGGYAPWDMSAPWLLAVIVAALVFFPILGNLRPDKVSFLPSMRQYAGNWASAIWTFAPGTEAKLDRVTRSAKNQIDQFVEFGYEPAWAEITLQKTIAWRSMHSQARGLFSLLLSRLPDIDARTVREAEFLCNSIIGFNFGDAHLHGPEMIRAVQDEARFEPGECVIAWVESEAFGSGIQRYLLIDAALGVIERGSWKVADAVAEQPWLPNGPIPLQVSWTCAAAGEAQSPRQDDFGVVA
- a CDS encoding PucR family transcriptional regulator: MPSPDAESPVGIQAALAVERLADRLGEVSRTIQRHLLAEIEDLQGDQQLHELLRDSVEGNVDTIFSAIQHAIPIENVEPPTAALEYARRLAQHGIAPNALVRAYRLGQQKLLSIVSEEVRALVLDPQLRLDVFEQITTITFGYIDWISQQVVQTYQIERDHWLENRNSVRAVRVREVLDGHAVDVDAVSEAIRYPLRRTHLALVLWVPGGGDELGRLERFVRELAESMDALGAGLFVAADRLTGWGWIPLASITGADCARQVRRFTATRPDAPWIALGTPLPGVEGFRDSHRQALRARTVALAGGTAAERVTAASDPGLTAAALLGRDLTEAREWVWRVLGPLAADSDGDARLRETLRVFLLAGSSHKAAAEALNLHANSVKYRVNRAIERRGEPIGDDRLDVEMALLLCHWFGGSVLRPEGR
- a CDS encoding phytoene desaturase family protein — protein: MSTAVVVGGGPNGLAAAVTLAAEGVQVTVLEAAEQVGGGVSSGEAIVPGLRHDHCAAIHPMAVGSPLLTGLGLERYGLRWRWPEIDCAHPLDDGRAGVLYRSVDDTAAGLGDDGTRWRLAFARPAARFDALAEDIMGPLLHLPRHPLTLARFGAPTVLPASAVARWFRTTEGRALFGGIAAHTFRPLHYPMTAAIGMGIIAAGHRHGWPVAEGGSQAITDALTALLGDLGGKIETGVRVTSAAQLPSAEVTLFDLEPGAVAGILGDRLPARIARAYRRFRRAPGAFKVDFAVEGGVPWANPAARRAGTVHLGGEYAEVAATERDIHAGRMPQRPFVLVGQQYLADPGRSVGDIHPLYAYAHVPHGYTGDATEAIIAQIERFAPGFRDRIIGTAVRSTTEMSIYNANYVGGDIITGAKDIRQLVFGPRIALNPYRIGIPGMYICSAATAPGPGAHGMCGYHAAQDALARLCR